A region from the Thermoplasmatales archaeon genome encodes:
- a CDS encoding Pirin, with product MKDIKSKNVEYIYAGTTTTDGAGVKLKRIFGGHESAVRTDPFLLLDHFGSNKPEEYLSGFPWHPHRGIETVTYLLEGKVEHQDSEGNRGTIYPSDIQWMSAASGIFHQEMPKPLDDKDPKELLRTTGMTTSSVGFQLWINMPAKIKMSTPMYNGIQGKTTPVVDDGNGSTVKMVAGEYLGTEGSLKGRSEVDPTYLDVRMDRETEFTFPVKTGYTSIIYSIAGEVMTGSTGEKLLPGSAAVFGNDGDAVSVSSRDSGGRFIFLSGKPLREPIYWYGPMVMNTREQINEALRDLQSGSFIRDKNPIFQ from the coding sequence ATGAAAGACATAAAGTCAAAAAATGTTGAATACATATATGCAGGAACAACCACAACCGATGGGGCGGGAGTGAAACTCAAGAGAATATTTGGAGGTCATGAGTCTGCAGTAAGGACCGATCCATTTCTTCTCCTTGATCACTTTGGATCAAACAAGCCTGAGGAATACCTTTCAGGTTTTCCGTGGCATCCTCATAGAGGTATAGAGACCGTTACTTATTTACTGGAGGGAAAGGTCGAACATCAGGACAGTGAAGGCAACAGGGGTACCATATATCCATCGGATATACAATGGATGTCTGCTGCAAGTGGCATTTTCCATCAGGAAATGCCAAAACCCCTGGACGACAAGGACCCAAAGGAGCTTCTAAGGACAACAGGCATGACCACCAGCTCCGTAGGGTTCCAGCTATGGATAAATATGCCTGCAAAAATAAAGATGTCCACTCCAATGTATAATGGCATTCAAGGGAAAACAACCCCTGTCGTCGACGATGGTAATGGTTCTACTGTGAAGATGGTCGCAGGAGAATACCTTGGGACAGAGGGGTCGCTTAAGGGAAGGAGTGAGGTTGACCCTACATATCTGGATGTAAGGATGGACAGGGAAACTGAATTCACTTTTCCGGTAAAAACAGGTTATACCTCAATAATTTACAGTATCGCAGGAGAGGTAATGACCGGATCAACAGGAGAAAAATTACTTCCAGGATCTGCTGCGGTGTTTGGCAACGATGGAGACGCCGTGTCAGTGTCTTCCAGGGACAGCGGTGGCAGGTTCATTTTCCTCTCAGGTAAACCCTTGAGGGAGCCAATTTACTGGTACGGGCCAATGGTGATGAACACCCGTGAGCAGATAAACGAGGCACTGAGAGACCTACAGTCAGGCTCTTTCATAAGGGATAAGAATCCAATCTTTCAGTGA
- a CDS encoding putative transposase has translation MLKTLQIKLLPDDNQKVILTDTFRQFNDACNFVSEIAWNRKIFNKVLLQKIVYHDIRDKFGLASQLAIRVIAKVVETYKTDKAIFHEFREYGSIVYDQRILSFKGMDEVSINTVQGRIRIHITIGKYGEIPFRRMRGQSDLVRKNKLFYLMVAIDVPVEPQIEPKDIMGVDLGRVNIAVDSTGKYYSGDKIEKVRKRYSALRVDLQSAGTTSARRHLKKLSGKEGRFAKNTNHVISKEIVQKAKGTSSAVAIENLKGLRERTTVRKRERYQHNSWAFHQLRSFIEYKARIMGVPVIPVTPENTSRECPSCHTIDRRNRPERPKFKCISCGLEGEADFIASLNIRNRAAVNQPIVAGEPKNAQLQAPKL, from the coding sequence GTGCTCAAGACCCTTCAGATCAAGCTCCTCCCTGACGACAATCAGAAAGTAATTCTCACCGATACGTTCAGGCAATTTAACGATGCATGTAATTTTGTCTCTGAAATAGCGTGGAACCGGAAAATATTCAACAAGGTACTCCTGCAGAAAATAGTATACCATGACATAAGGGATAAATTCGGACTGGCTTCCCAGCTTGCGATCAGGGTCATTGCAAAGGTCGTGGAGACCTATAAAACGGATAAGGCAATATTCCATGAATTCCGTGAGTACGGGAGCATCGTATACGATCAGAGGATACTGAGCTTCAAGGGCATGGATGAGGTCAGCATCAACACGGTTCAAGGCAGGATAAGAATACACATAACCATTGGGAAATACGGTGAGATACCATTCAGGAGAATGAGGGGGCAGAGTGATCTTGTACGAAAAAATAAGCTTTTCTACCTGATGGTCGCTATCGATGTCCCAGTGGAACCGCAAATAGAACCGAAAGACATTATGGGCGTTGATCTGGGGAGGGTGAACATCGCCGTTGATTCCACCGGCAAATACTATTCCGGCGATAAAATAGAAAAAGTCAGGAAGAGATACTCTGCCCTCAGGGTCGACCTCCAGTCTGCAGGCACCACGTCTGCCAGACGGCATCTCAAGAAGCTCTCCGGAAAGGAGGGCAGGTTCGCCAAGAACACAAACCATGTGATATCGAAGGAGATTGTGCAGAAAGCCAAAGGCACCTCTTCTGCTGTAGCCATTGAAAATCTCAAAGGCCTCAGGGAGAGGACAACCGTTAGAAAGAGAGAGCGATACCAGCATAACTCCTGGGCTTTCCACCAGCTCAGGTCATTCATTGAATATAAGGCCAGGATAATGGGCGTCCCTGTAATCCCAGTTACTCCAGAAAATACCAGCAGGGAATGTCCGTCCTGCCACACCATTGACAGGAGGAACAGGCCAGAACGACCTAAATTCAAATGCATATCCTGTGGTCTTGAGGGAGAAGCAGATTTCATTGCTTCCCTCAACATCAGGAACAGGGCTGCAGTCAATCAGCCCATCGTAGCGGGTGAGCCTAAGAATGCCCAGCTGCAAGCTCCGAAGCTTTAG